A single window of Rhizobium indicum DNA harbors:
- the sthA gene encoding Si-specific NAD(P)(+) transhydrogenase — protein MLQYDLVVVGSGPAGRRGAIQASKLGKKVLVIEQGKRVGGVSVHTGTIPSKTLRETALNLSGWRERGFYGRSYRVKEEISADDLRRRLLITLNHEVEVLEHQFARNRVQHIRGKASFIDASTLQVIKDDGETTQVTGASVLLAVGTKPFRPDYMPFDGKTVLDSDELLDIQDLPRSMVVIGAGVIGIEYATIFSALDTAVTVIDPKTTMLDFIDKEIIEDFTYQLRDRNMKLLLGQKADKVERLENGKVELTLDSGRRLTTDMVLFAAGRMGATDALNLQAIGLEADSRGRLKVNPETFQTSVANIYAAGDVVGFPSLASTSMEQGRIAARVAVGAVAKEPPKYFPYGIYAVPEISTCGLTEEEMKERGIPYECGIARFRETSRGHIMGLDTGLLKLIFSLKTRRLLGVHIVGEGATELVHIGQAVLNLKGTVEYFVENTFNYPTLAEAYKIAGLDAWNRMGDIKSEL, from the coding sequence ATGCTTCAGTACGATCTCGTTGTGGTGGGCAGCGGTCCCGCAGGGCGCCGCGGCGCGATCCAGGCGTCAAAACTCGGCAAGAAGGTGCTTGTCATCGAGCAGGGCAAACGCGTCGGCGGCGTGTCCGTGCATACCGGCACCATCCCTTCCAAAACGCTGCGAGAGACTGCGCTTAATCTTTCCGGCTGGCGCGAACGCGGCTTCTACGGCCGGTCTTACCGCGTCAAGGAAGAGATCAGTGCAGATGACCTGCGGCGTCGCCTGCTGATTACGCTGAACCACGAGGTCGAGGTGCTGGAACACCAGTTCGCCCGCAACCGCGTGCAGCATATTCGCGGCAAGGCGAGCTTCATCGATGCGTCGACGCTGCAGGTGATCAAGGATGACGGCGAGACCACGCAGGTCACCGGCGCCAGCGTGCTGCTCGCCGTCGGCACAAAACCGTTCCGCCCCGATTACATGCCCTTCGACGGCAAGACCGTTCTCGACAGCGACGAACTGCTCGACATCCAGGATCTGCCGCGATCGATGGTCGTCATCGGCGCCGGCGTCATCGGCATCGAATATGCGACGATCTTCAGCGCGCTCGACACGGCCGTCACCGTCATCGACCCGAAGACGACAATGCTCGACTTCATCGACAAGGAAATCATCGAGGATTTTACCTATCAGCTGCGCGACCGCAACATGAAGCTGCTGCTCGGCCAGAAGGCCGACAAGGTGGAGAGGCTCGAAAACGGCAAGGTCGAACTGACGCTCGACAGTGGCCGGCGCCTGACGACCGACATGGTGCTTTTCGCCGCCGGCCGCATGGGGGCGACTGATGCGCTGAACCTTCAGGCGATCGGCCTCGAAGCCGACAGCCGCGGCCGTCTCAAGGTCAATCCGGAAACCTTCCAGACATCGGTTGCCAACATCTATGCCGCCGGCGATGTCGTCGGCTTTCCGAGCCTTGCCTCGACCTCGATGGAACAGGGCCGCATCGCCGCCCGCGTCGCGGTCGGCGCGGTCGCCAAGGAGCCGCCGAAATATTTCCCCTATGGCATCTATGCCGTGCCGGAGATTTCGACCTGCGGCCTGACTGAAGAAGAGATGAAGGAGCGCGGTATTCCCTATGAATGCGGCATTGCCCGCTTCCGCGAGACGTCGCGCGGTCATATCATGGGCCTCGACACCGGGCTTCTGAAGCTGATCTTCTCGCTGAAGACCCGCCGCCTGCTCGGCGTGCATATCGTCGGCGAAGGCGCCACCGAGCTGGTGCATATCGGCCAGGCGGTGCTCAACCTCAAGGGCACGGTCGAATACTTCGTCGAGAACACCTTCAACTATCCGACGCTCGCCGAAGCCTACAAGATCGCCGGGCTCGATGCCTGGAACCGGATGGGCGACATCAAGTCGGAGCTCTAA
- a CDS encoding endonuclease/exonuclease/phosphatase family protein, with protein MILRIISLNAWGGRLHQALIEYVTAADPDVLCLQEVLRAPGTHSGWSVYRDGDVELPQRFNLFTEISTAMPGHDGFFCPTSRGELFDGDTAIVAEFGLATFVRKTHSVIAQGLDFVHGRFSADGWGEHPRPRNAHCIRLFSHECASTVTIAHMHGLRDPAGKGDTAAREKQAAALVGLIERVWPGDEGLIVCGDFNVLPDSATFAILARLGLSDLVTGSGLVDTRTSYYLKQGRFADYMLVTPGVKVAKFEVVAAPEVSDHRALLLDIG; from the coding sequence ATGATATTGCGCATCATTTCCTTGAACGCATGGGGCGGCAGGCTTCATCAAGCGCTGATTGAATATGTGACGGCGGCCGATCCCGACGTGCTGTGCCTGCAGGAGGTTTTGCGCGCACCCGGTACCCACTCGGGCTGGTCGGTCTATCGGGACGGCGATGTCGAATTGCCGCAGCGCTTCAATCTCTTTACCGAGATAAGCACCGCCATGCCCGGCCACGACGGTTTCTTCTGCCCGACCTCGAGAGGCGAGCTTTTCGATGGCGATACCGCCATTGTTGCCGAATTCGGGCTGGCGACCTTCGTGCGCAAAACGCATTCCGTCATCGCCCAAGGGCTGGACTTCGTGCACGGCCGTTTTTCGGCTGATGGCTGGGGCGAACATCCGCGACCGCGAAACGCCCATTGCATCCGTCTCTTCAGCCATGAGTGCGCTTCTACCGTGACCATCGCCCACATGCATGGCCTGCGCGATCCCGCAGGCAAGGGCGACACGGCGGCGCGTGAAAAGCAGGCCGCGGCGCTAGTCGGGCTCATCGAGCGGGTCTGGCCCGGTGACGAAGGGCTCATCGTCTGCGGCGATTTCAACGTGCTGCCTGATAGCGCAACCTTTGCGATTCTCGCCAGACTCGGGCTTTCCGACCTCGTCACCGGAAGCGGCCTTGTAGACACGCGAACCTCCTACTATCTGAAGCAGGGCCGCTTTGCCGACTACATGCTGGTGACGCCAGGGGTGAAGGTTGCCAAATTCGAGGTGGTCGCGGCGCCCGAAGTCTCCGACCATCGCGCATTGCTGCTCGATATCGGGTAG
- a CDS encoding B12-binding domain-containing radical SAM protein has protein sequence MSHVLEVARRRFQLILIKPSHYDDDGYVIRWWRAMIPSNSLAALYGIAAECAERKVLGDDTAIDITVIDETNTRIDVAGLLAQFKRHDNFGMISLVGVQTNQYPRALDIARPFRDAGLPVSIGGFHVSGCLSMLDGKAVGLDACRDMGISMFAGEAEGRLDMVLRDAAAGELKPLYNFMNDLPGIGGTPVPFLPKDNIQRTLGLSTSFDAGRGCPYQCSFCTIINVQGRKSRFRSADDVEKLVRMNWAQGIHKFFITDDNFARNKDWEAIFDRLIELKERDGIPLGLMIQVDTLCHKIPNFIEKSRRAGVTRVFIGLENVNPDNLTAAKKNQNKITEYRKMLLAWKAQGIMTLAGYILGFPADTPESIRRDITIIQEELPLDVIEFFILTPLPGSEDHQVLWKKGVEMDADLNIYDVEHVCTAHPKMSKQEWEDIYHEAWALYYSPDHMKTLLRRAVATGVPLARLVKVLVSFATTVPLENVHPLQSGLLRLKTPSERRPDLPRENPLVFWPRFAWETFSKHASLAGTIIGLTISAFLISRDAKSKTYMDQALTPVADDEEETLHLFTQTAGGAAAVSHVRKVAQLTAH, from the coding sequence TTGTCCCATGTCTTGGAAGTTGCGCGCAGACGTTTTCAGCTGATCTTGATCAAGCCGTCGCATTATGACGATGACGGCTACGTCATCCGCTGGTGGCGGGCGATGATCCCCTCCAATTCGCTTGCGGCGCTCTACGGCATTGCCGCCGAATGTGCCGAGCGCAAGGTGCTCGGCGACGATACGGCCATCGACATCACTGTGATCGACGAGACCAATACGCGGATCGATGTCGCCGGACTGCTGGCGCAGTTCAAGCGTCACGACAATTTCGGCATGATTTCGCTCGTCGGCGTCCAGACCAACCAGTATCCGCGCGCCCTCGATATCGCCCGTCCCTTCCGCGATGCCGGCCTGCCGGTTTCGATCGGCGGCTTCCATGTTTCCGGCTGCCTGTCGATGCTGGATGGCAAGGCCGTCGGGCTTGACGCCTGCCGCGACATGGGCATCTCGATGTTTGCCGGCGAAGCCGAGGGCCGGCTCGACATGGTGCTGCGCGACGCCGCCGCCGGCGAGCTGAAGCCGCTCTATAATTTCATGAACGACCTTCCCGGTATCGGCGGCACGCCGGTTCCCTTCCTGCCGAAGGACAATATCCAGCGCACGCTCGGACTCAGCACCAGCTTCGATGCCGGACGTGGCTGTCCCTATCAGTGCTCGTTCTGCACCATCATCAACGTACAGGGACGCAAGTCGCGCTTCCGCTCGGCCGACGACGTCGAAAAGCTGGTGCGGATGAACTGGGCGCAGGGCATCCACAAATTCTTCATCACCGACGACAATTTCGCCCGCAACAAGGATTGGGAAGCGATCTTCGACCGGCTGATCGAGCTCAAGGAGCGGGACGGCATTCCGCTCGGCCTGATGATCCAGGTCGACACGCTCTGCCACAAGATCCCTAATTTCATCGAGAAATCCCGGCGCGCCGGCGTTACTCGCGTCTTCATCGGCCTCGAAAACGTCAATCCGGACAATCTGACCGCCGCCAAGAAAAACCAGAACAAGATCACCGAATACCGCAAGATGCTGCTCGCCTGGAAGGCACAGGGCATCATGACGCTCGCCGGCTATATCCTGGGCTTCCCCGCCGATACGCCGGAATCGATCCGCCGCGACATCACGATCATCCAGGAAGAGTTGCCACTCGACGTCATCGAATTCTTCATCCTGACGCCACTGCCCGGCTCCGAGGATCATCAGGTCCTGTGGAAGAAGGGCGTCGAGATGGATGCCGATCTCAACATCTACGATGTCGAGCATGTCTGCACGGCGCATCCGAAGATGAGCAAGCAGGAATGGGAAGACATCTACCACGAGGCCTGGGCGCTCTATTATTCGCCTGATCATATGAAGACGCTGCTGCGCCGCGCCGTGGCGACCGGCGTACCGCTCGCAAGGCTCGTCAAGGTTCTCGTCTCCTTCGCGACCACTGTGCCGCTGGAAAACGTGCACCCGCTGCAAAGCGGCCTGCTGCGCCTGAAGACGCCGTCGGAGCGGCGCCCGGACCTGCCGCGCGAGAATCCGCTGGTCTTCTGGCCGCGCTTTGCCTGGGAAACCTTCAGCAAACATGCTTCACTCGCCGGCACGATCATTGGCCTGACGATTTCGGCATTCCTGATTTCAAGAGATGCGAAGTCGAAGACCTATATGGATCAGGCCCTGACGCCTGTCGCCGACGACGAAGAGGAAACGCTCCACCTCTTCACACAGACCGCCGGCGGCGCCGCAGCCGTCAGCCATGTCAGGAAAGTCGCGCAACTGACCGCGCATTGA
- a CDS encoding nuclear transport factor 2 family protein, producing the protein MTAKHDMKKLVEEIYAVRDRGDVEATLALIGEHCTFRMVGNTRLAPFSTESSGDSFRQAITQLITVWDLSNIRTAGIYVDEDEHMVFAHREGEVRHIPSGVSFHTEFVDKIHFRDGKPVKIVEFVDTLQVAETTKMIQVA; encoded by the coding sequence ATGACCGCAAAGCACGACATGAAGAAGCTCGTGGAGGAAATCTATGCTGTGCGTGACCGTGGCGATGTCGAAGCTACGCTGGCGCTGATCGGTGAGCATTGCACCTTTCGCATGGTCGGCAATACCCGGCTGGCGCCTTTTTCGACTGAATCAAGCGGGGATTCTTTTCGCCAGGCGATAACCCAGCTTATCACAGTGTGGGATCTATCGAATATCAGGACAGCCGGCATCTATGTGGACGAGGATGAGCATATGGTCTTTGCCCACCGCGAAGGCGAGGTCAGGCACATCCCATCGGGCGTGAGCTTCCATACGGAATTCGTCGACAAGATCCATTTCCGAGATGGGAAACCGGTCAAGATCGTCGAATTCGTCGACACACTGCAAGTGGCCGAGACGACCAAGATGATCCAAGTCGCTTAA
- the tig gene encoding trigger factor: MQVIETLAEGLKREIKVVIPAKDMQDKMNERLADVKDKVRINGFRPGKVPAAHLKKVYGKSIMADLVNEIVREQPAAILSSRGEKSATQPEIAMTEDKDEADKILAAEQDFEFTLSYEVLPPIELKSVKGIKVTREVIDISDDEVNEQVLKVAESARAYETKTGKAANGDRITMDYVGKVDGEAFEGGTDQGAELVLGSGRFIPGFEDQLVGVKAGAEKTITVTFPADYPAKNLAGKEATFDVSVKEVAAPADVEINDELASKLGIESADRLKEIVRGQIESQYGSLTRQKLKRQILDQLDEMYKFETPNSLVDAEYNGIWSQVNNDLAQSGKTFEDEDTTEEKAREEYKTLAERRVRLGLVLSEIGEKAGVEVSEDEMQRAIYDQLRQYPGQEKQILEFFRSQPGAAASIRAPIFEEKVIDHLLTEIDVTDKKVTKEELLAEEEGEAKAETKKAAPKKKAAAKAEATDAGEGEEAAPKKKAAPKKKAADESAE; this comes from the coding sequence ATGCAGGTTATCGAAACGCTCGCTGAAGGGCTGAAGCGCGAAATCAAGGTCGTTATCCCGGCCAAGGACATGCAAGACAAGATGAATGAGCGTCTTGCCGATGTGAAGGACAAAGTTCGCATCAACGGCTTCCGTCCGGGCAAGGTACCCGCTGCTCACCTGAAGAAGGTCTACGGCAAGTCGATCATGGCCGACCTCGTCAACGAGATCGTCCGCGAGCAGCCGGCAGCCATCCTGTCCAGCCGCGGCGAGAAGTCGGCCACGCAGCCGGAAATCGCCATGACGGAAGACAAGGACGAAGCCGACAAGATCCTCGCAGCCGAGCAGGATTTCGAATTCACGCTCTCCTATGAAGTGCTGCCGCCGATCGAACTGAAGTCAGTCAAGGGCATCAAGGTCACGCGCGAAGTCATCGACATCTCGGACGACGAAGTCAACGAGCAGGTCCTGAAGGTCGCCGAAAGCGCCCGCGCTTACGAAACCAAGACCGGCAAGGCCGCCAATGGCGACCGCATCACCATGGATTACGTCGGCAAGGTCGACGGTGAAGCCTTCGAGGGCGGCACCGACCAGGGCGCCGAACTTGTGCTCGGCTCCGGCCGCTTCATTCCGGGCTTCGAAGACCAGCTCGTCGGCGTCAAGGCCGGCGCCGAGAAGACCATCACCGTGACGTTCCCGGCCGACTACCCGGCCAAGAACCTCGCCGGCAAGGAAGCGACCTTCGACGTGTCAGTCAAGGAAGTCGCCGCACCTGCCGATGTCGAGATCAACGACGAACTCGCCTCCAAGCTCGGCATCGAATCGGCCGACCGTCTGAAGGAAATCGTCCGTGGCCAGATCGAATCGCAGTACGGCTCGCTGACCCGCCAGAAGCTGAAGCGTCAGATCCTCGACCAGCTTGACGAGATGTACAAGTTCGAGACCCCGAACTCGCTCGTCGACGCCGAATATAACGGCATCTGGAGCCAGGTGAACAACGACCTCGCCCAGTCCGGCAAGACCTTCGAGGATGAAGACACGACCGAGGAGAAGGCTCGCGAGGAATACAAGACGCTCGCTGAGCGCCGCGTTCGCCTCGGTCTCGTTCTCTCCGAAATCGGCGAAAAGGCCGGCGTCGAAGTCAGCGAAGACGAGATGCAGCGCGCCATCTACGATCAGCTGCGCCAGTATCCGGGCCAGGAAAAGCAGATCCTCGAATTCTTCCGCAGCCAGCCGGGTGCCGCCGCTTCGATCCGCGCGCCGATCTTCGAAGAGAAGGTCATCGATCACCTGCTGACCGAAATCGACGTCACCGACAAGAAGGTGACCAAGGAAGAGCTGCTCGCCGAGGAAGAAGGCGAAGCGAAGGCCGAAACCAAGAAGGCAGCACCGAAGAAGAAGGCTGCCGCCAAGGCCGAAGCAACTGACGCCGGTGAAGGCGAAGAAGCCGCACCGAAGAAGAAGGCTGCTCCGAAGAAGAAGGCGGCTGACGAAAGCGCCGAATAA